A single Caldalkalibacillus salinus DNA region contains:
- a CDS encoding ArsR/SmtB family transcription factor → MNHTHTKTQAHTQTNSPSIAPIVVENGFDQYEKQFKALADKKRLEIMYQLCQHGEICVCELSGLFNMSQSKISYHLKILLDAKLITKETRGTWHYYALNDVEVNHLLSEELCCIFRQSSK, encoded by the coding sequence ATGAACCACACCCATACTAAGACTCAAGCTCATACCCAAACCAATAGCCCATCCATCGCTCCCATTGTAGTAGAAAATGGTTTTGATCAGTATGAGAAACAGTTCAAAGCACTAGCGGATAAAAAAAGACTTGAAATCATGTACCAGCTCTGTCAACATGGCGAAATTTGCGTGTGCGAGTTGTCCGGATTATTCAACATGTCTCAGTCAAAAATATCTTACCATCTCAAAATTTTATTAGATGCCAAGCTCATTACAAAAGAAACGAGGGGTACATGGCATTACTACGCACTTAATGACGTAGAAGTTAATCATCTTCTATCGGAGGAATTGTGCTGTATTTTTCGTCAAAGCTCCAAGTGA
- a CDS encoding ATP-binding protein, with amino-acid sequence MQQQTSLPQAIIDKIGAIKTKQREELTPEDRALIGSSGYTPPSQALFDDAVISVALGKNVLIQGPTGAGKTKLAESLSALFEKPMHMINCSVDLDAEAMIGYKTLVHDNGQPEITFVPGPVIKAMTQGHLLYIDEINMAKPETLPILNGILDYRRRITNPFTGDVVQAKEGFGVIAAINVGYVGTVPLNEALKNRFVIVDVPYLQGDKLKDLLQEHSALEDDSLLSLFVQLSEDLIFQTKSGQLSEDAASIRALLDAADLAVYLPPERAIQRAISDKLEDERERAIVTNIVDTLFTRS; translated from the coding sequence ATGCAACAGCAAACATCGCTTCCACAAGCGATTATCGATAAAATAGGTGCTATTAAAACGAAACAACGTGAGGAGCTCACACCCGAGGACAGAGCATTGATAGGCTCATCTGGATATACACCGCCCTCGCAAGCGTTATTCGATGATGCCGTGATCAGTGTTGCACTAGGGAAAAACGTCCTCATTCAAGGGCCTACAGGTGCAGGTAAGACGAAACTTGCTGAGTCGCTCTCTGCCCTCTTTGAAAAGCCGATGCATATGATCAATTGCTCTGTTGACCTAGATGCAGAAGCGATGATCGGTTATAAAACGTTAGTTCACGATAACGGTCAGCCCGAAATTACGTTCGTACCCGGTCCCGTGATCAAAGCGATGACACAAGGTCATCTGCTCTATATTGATGAAATTAACATGGCCAAACCTGAAACCTTACCTATTCTTAATGGCATATTAGATTATCGGAGGCGTATCACCAACCCGTTTACGGGTGACGTGGTGCAAGCCAAGGAAGGATTCGGTGTCATCGCTGCCATTAACGTCGGTTATGTCGGGACGGTGCCATTGAACGAAGCCTTGAAAAATCGTTTTGTGATTGTTGATGTCCCTTATCTCCAAGGGGATAAACTCAAAGACTTGCTTCAGGAACATTCAGCATTAGAGGACGACTCATTGTTAAGCCTGTTCGTGCAGCTATCGGAAGACCTTATTTTTCAAACCAAGTCTGGTCAGTTATCGGAGGATGCGGCTTCCATTCGAGCCTTACTTGACGCTGCGGACTTAGCCGTTTACCTTCCCCCAGAACGAGCGATACAACGCGCGATCTCAGACAAATTAGAAGATGAACGAGAGCGTGCGATTGTGACCAACATTGTCGATACCCTCTTTACTCGGAGTTGA
- a CDS encoding secondary thiamine-phosphate synthase enzyme YjbQ, with protein MIYEKSLRTTKRDDWVDITREIQQVIQHERLSDGYVIVYCPHTTAGITVNENADPDVVRDMVMRLDEVYPWNHADDRHAEGNTAAHLKASTVGSSQTILVDHGHLLLGTWQGVYFCDFDGPRTRSYYIKVVSTS; from the coding sequence ATGATCTACGAAAAATCATTAAGGACGACAAAGCGTGATGATTGGGTGGACATTACCCGTGAGATCCAACAGGTGATACAGCATGAGCGCTTGAGTGACGGTTACGTCATCGTATACTGTCCTCATACGACAGCGGGCATTACCGTTAACGAGAACGCAGATCCTGATGTTGTCAGAGATATGGTTATGCGCTTAGATGAAGTATATCCTTGGAACCACGCTGATGATCGACATGCAGAGGGGAATACGGCTGCTCACCTCAAAGCAAGTACCGTCGGAAGCTCACAAACCATTCTCGTCGACCATGGTCATTTATTACTAGGCACGTGGCAAGGGGTGTACTTTTGTGACTTCGATGGCCCTCGGACCCGTTCTTACTACATAAAAGTGGTTAGCACATCATAA
- a CDS encoding PepSY-associated TM helix domain-containing protein — MSKTQSGTLYATIWRWHFYAGLLIAPFIFLLTLSGAFYLFKPQIENYMYDQFYQVEDTGDRIPPSEQIDTVLDRYPDATVTGYRPGEESTRSAEVQVMRDHEATTVFVNPYNGDIIGELPQSDRLFEYVSSFHSEFMLGTFGDRLVELTACWTLVLILTGLYLWYPRGQKNKIFGVLIPRLKKNKNILMRDLHVVPGVWVSAGLTFLIITGLLWTGFWGANVQSIATNSGTGYPPSVWVGNAPSTTVQTKDIADVRWAAQNLPVPTSDIQGYIPVSIDDIVETANDIGVHPTYEVILPTSTDGVYTLSAFPPKAKDEATIHIDQYTGAILADYRYDHYEPIGKLMAWGITVHKGLEYGLANQIVLFILCLGVIAAIIFGIVLWWNRKPDHHIGAPKIPQGKTAKGFIVLMLIMGIVFPLVGLSLIIIFLLDWFVIRKVTKIKTFFNS; from the coding sequence ATGAGTAAAACACAATCAGGCACACTTTATGCCACGATATGGAGATGGCATTTTTACGCCGGGTTATTGATCGCCCCGTTTATATTTTTACTCACCTTATCCGGGGCTTTCTATTTATTCAAACCACAAATAGAAAACTATATGTATGATCAATTCTATCAAGTAGAAGACACAGGTGATAGAATACCGCCTTCAGAACAAATAGATACCGTGCTAGATCGTTATCCAGACGCAACCGTTACAGGATATCGTCCGGGTGAGGAATCTACGCGGTCAGCCGAGGTTCAGGTCATGCGAGATCATGAAGCAACAACAGTTTTTGTTAACCCCTATAACGGAGACATCATCGGTGAACTGCCTCAGAGTGACCGTTTGTTTGAGTACGTGAGCAGTTTTCATAGTGAATTTATGCTCGGGACCTTCGGTGATCGATTGGTTGAATTAACAGCTTGTTGGACGTTGGTCCTGATCCTGACCGGTTTATATCTATGGTATCCCAGAGGCCAGAAGAATAAGATATTCGGAGTCCTCATTCCTAGATTAAAGAAAAATAAAAATATATTAATGAGAGATTTACATGTGGTTCCTGGCGTTTGGGTATCGGCCGGGTTAACCTTTTTAATTATCACCGGTTTATTATGGACAGGCTTTTGGGGGGCGAATGTACAAAGCATCGCGACGAACAGTGGTACAGGCTATCCACCTTCAGTATGGGTGGGGAATGCCCCGTCGACGACAGTTCAAACAAAGGACATTGCCGATGTACGTTGGGCTGCTCAGAATTTACCTGTCCCAACGTCTGACATACAAGGCTACATTCCTGTTTCTATCGATGACATTGTTGAAACTGCGAATGATATAGGTGTCCATCCAACGTATGAAGTGATTTTACCGACCTCAACAGATGGGGTGTATACACTATCTGCTTTTCCTCCTAAAGCTAAAGACGAAGCGACCATCCATATAGACCAATATACTGGGGCAATCTTAGCAGATTATCGTTATGACCATTATGAACCAATTGGAAAACTCATGGCTTGGGGGATAACGGTGCATAAGGGATTGGAGTATGGGCTGGCCAACCAGATTGTTCTCTTTATCCTTTGTTTAGGCGTCATCGCTGCCATTATTTTTGGGATTGTCCTTTGGTGGAATAGAAAACCAGACCATCATATCGGGGCGCCGAAGATTCCGCAAGGGAAGACAGCAAAAGGTTTTATCGTATTGATGTTGATCATGGGGATTGTGTTTCCCTTAGTGGGACTATCACTCATCATCATTTTCCTATTAGATTGGTTTGTAATTCGTAAAGTAACAAAAATAAAGACGTTTTTTAATTCATAG
- a CDS encoding DUF4870 domain-containing protein yields MDNQDHNQSYEQDPNNGIDQHNGERHLSKDERTWGMLAHLAALVGLVIPFGSIVGPLVVYLIKKEDYPFVADQGKESLNFQISMFIYFIISAILAIIVIGFILMGILSIFAIIMVIVASIKANDGVSYRYPLTIRFIK; encoded by the coding sequence TTGGATAATCAAGACCATAATCAATCCTATGAGCAAGACCCAAACAATGGAATCGACCAGCATAATGGGGAAAGACACCTGTCTAAGGATGAACGTACATGGGGCATGCTAGCCCACCTCGCCGCTCTAGTCGGTTTAGTCATTCCTTTTGGCAGTATTGTTGGCCCGCTCGTCGTTTATCTCATTAAGAAAGAAGATTATCCTTTTGTCGCTGACCAAGGTAAAGAATCACTCAATTTCCAAATTAGTATGTTCATTTACTTTATTATTTCAGCTATCTTAGCGATTATCGTTATTGGATTCATACTCATGGGTATCTTATCGATATTTGCCATTATCATGGTTATCGTAGCCTCAATTAAAGCAAACGACGGTGTCTCTTACCGTTATCCACTGACGATCAGATTTATCAAGTAA
- a CDS encoding ArsI/CadI family heavy metal resistance metalloenzyme produces the protein MNVHVGLNVTKLEESIQFYTQLFGEGPVKTKADYAKFLPADLNLNFTLNVTPEVSGNQVGHFGIQVASGHQLKQHQQRLEAMGFFAREEMDTHCCYAQQDKFWITDPDGNEWEFFYTKGDVENEQVSVAHGSKEADATQTGRTPTEQSPSCCG, from the coding sequence ATGAATGTGCATGTAGGACTAAATGTGACGAAGTTAGAAGAGTCTATCCAATTTTATACTCAATTGTTTGGTGAGGGACCTGTTAAAACAAAAGCAGACTACGCCAAATTTCTGCCAGCTGACCTAAATCTAAACTTTACCTTGAATGTAACTCCGGAAGTCTCTGGCAACCAGGTGGGGCACTTTGGAATACAAGTGGCATCAGGCCATCAATTAAAACAACATCAACAACGCCTAGAAGCAATGGGTTTCTTTGCACGTGAAGAAATGGATACACATTGCTGTTATGCCCAACAAGATAAATTTTGGATTACAGATCCAGACGGTAATGAGTGGGAATTTTTCTATACCAAAGGGGATGTAGAAAATGAGCAAGTGTCTGTTGCTCATGGAAGCAAAGAGGCTGACGCCACTCAAACAGGTCGCACGCCAACAGAACAAAGTCCATCCTGTTGCGGGTAA
- a CDS encoding DUF72 domain-containing protein produces the protein MISIGLTGWGDHQTLYPEGTNPGKKLEVYSSHFPVVEIDSSFYAIPPERNIRKWIEETPSRFQFVVKAYQGMTGHQRGEIPYDSVSDMFEAFLTAMGPMVEHDKLAAVLFQFPPWFHCTKEHVQYLRFVKQRMQNLPLALEFRHQSWFRGNMRGKTLAFMKEEEWIHSVCDEPQVGEGSIPTVLEATHPALTIVRFHGRNVHGWVNRGQPNWREVRYLYRYNQAELQEWQGYIETLAQESKQVIALFNNNSGGDAADNAKQLQQMLGIEYTGLSPRQLDLFDL, from the coding sequence ATGATATCGATAGGTCTAACAGGTTGGGGCGATCACCAAACGTTGTACCCTGAAGGCACGAACCCTGGGAAGAAGCTGGAAGTGTACAGCAGTCATTTTCCTGTCGTGGAGATTGATTCGTCATTTTACGCCATACCACCTGAGAGGAATATACGTAAATGGATAGAAGAGACACCGAGTCGTTTTCAATTCGTTGTGAAAGCGTATCAGGGTATGACAGGACATCAACGGGGGGAGATCCCTTATGATTCTGTCAGCGACATGTTCGAGGCATTCTTGACCGCTATGGGTCCTATGGTTGAACATGACAAGCTTGCGGCCGTGTTGTTTCAATTTCCTCCCTGGTTTCACTGTACCAAGGAACACGTACAGTATTTACGCTTTGTCAAACAACGAATGCAAAACTTACCACTGGCTTTGGAGTTTCGCCATCAATCATGGTTCCGCGGGAATATGAGGGGAAAAACGCTAGCCTTTATGAAGGAAGAAGAATGGATACACAGTGTTTGTGATGAGCCACAGGTTGGAGAGGGTTCCATTCCAACGGTACTAGAAGCCACACATCCCGCACTGACCATCGTCCGTTTCCATGGGCGTAACGTGCATGGTTGGGTAAACCGCGGGCAACCGAATTGGCGTGAAGTCAGGTATCTTTATCGTTATAATCAAGCTGAATTACAGGAATGGCAGGGGTATATTGAGACGCTAGCGCAGGAGAGTAAACAGGTTATCGCTCTCTTTAACAATAACTCTGGCGGAGATGCAGCAGATAACGCCAAGCAACTTCAACAGATGCTGGGGATCGAGTATACAGGTCTATCTCCAAGACAACTTGATCTATTCGATTTATAG
- a CDS encoding nitric oxide reductase activation protein NorD: protein MKFLSFVEREVDSFLQMQLIDLATGLSKNEQMSVEYDLLAHYDPYEETIFLSRFWDNEPEEAQVAGLKSDVFLYAFGHYYYTQLPSVFQAIRTFNKHSRPSFAKQWFAMCEQLRVMDHAVAARPGMKRIFDRRKARYRKHFQEKYKQYASRQKYADALLCLIYLYLTAENELPSAPTDDKLNELIQPMTDDLFALYETSTTAERFAFCQRRLYKIEALLETDCSEEWFKLIREDILDYLQDDIDALQRKDDLTREAILDEKQEETQEGEEDALPSWHGETSEPTQSFLQFDLDQGTNMNVANGDAAREAESGDQVYGEVQGQSKRSKNKQYDDVELLADAQAEATGHGPTHKAPYGEANRYARYIQKQAASPTTEEQTAYREIVQQIKPLQQRLKQTMEKTIEHKRHAPRSSLHWGRLDRKLLRVVTDDLPRVFYKKEEDQQTFDACFSLLVDCSSSMMNKMAETKQGIALFHETLKSIRVPHSVTGFWEDANRVKKEDQPNMFHDVIPFDRSTHPLTGPEILQLEPQEDNRDGFAIRVTSEQLLKRSEQQRFLLIFSDGEPAAADYDENGIMDTYQAVLEARKMGIYVIGVFLADGQISEHEEQAMQAIYGKHHLLVHDVSQLTEQLGPLLKKLLIRRMV from the coding sequence ATGAAGTTTTTATCTTTTGTAGAAAGAGAAGTCGATTCTTTTCTACAAATGCAACTAATTGATTTAGCAACAGGACTATCTAAAAATGAACAAATGAGTGTCGAGTATGATTTACTCGCCCATTATGATCCGTATGAAGAGACGATTTTTTTAAGCCGTTTTTGGGATAATGAACCGGAGGAAGCGCAAGTGGCGGGACTGAAAAGCGATGTCTTTCTGTACGCTTTTGGCCACTACTATTATACTCAGCTTCCTAGCGTTTTCCAGGCGATTCGTACATTTAACAAACACAGCCGACCTTCCTTCGCCAAACAGTGGTTCGCGATGTGCGAACAACTCCGAGTGATGGATCATGCTGTAGCCGCAAGGCCTGGTATGAAGCGTATCTTCGACCGTCGCAAAGCACGCTATCGTAAGCATTTCCAGGAAAAATATAAGCAGTACGCGAGCCGTCAGAAGTATGCAGATGCTCTCCTATGTCTCATCTACCTCTATTTGACGGCTGAAAATGAACTTCCGAGTGCACCCACGGATGATAAACTAAACGAGCTCATACAACCTATGACGGATGATCTATTCGCATTATATGAGACGTCTACTACGGCTGAACGATTCGCCTTTTGCCAGCGCCGTCTATACAAGATTGAGGCATTGTTAGAAACGGATTGCTCAGAAGAATGGTTTAAATTGATACGAGAGGATATACTCGATTACCTTCAAGATGACATCGATGCACTCCAAAGAAAAGATGACCTTACACGAGAAGCGATCCTAGATGAAAAGCAAGAAGAGACACAGGAAGGGGAAGAGGACGCATTACCTTCCTGGCACGGTGAAACGTCTGAACCGACTCAGAGCTTTCTACAATTTGATCTCGATCAAGGGACGAACATGAACGTGGCCAACGGAGATGCAGCAAGAGAGGCTGAGTCAGGTGATCAGGTATACGGTGAAGTTCAGGGGCAATCCAAGCGTTCAAAAAACAAGCAATATGATGACGTCGAGCTGCTAGCGGATGCTCAGGCAGAAGCTACAGGTCATGGCCCCACACACAAGGCACCGTACGGGGAAGCCAATCGTTATGCCCGCTACATTCAAAAACAAGCGGCATCCCCTACAACAGAGGAACAAACAGCGTACCGTGAGATCGTGCAACAGATTAAACCATTACAGCAAAGGTTGAAGCAAACGATGGAAAAAACGATCGAGCATAAACGTCACGCTCCTCGTTCTTCGCTCCACTGGGGCCGCTTAGACCGGAAGCTCCTACGAGTCGTCACAGACGATCTTCCACGTGTCTTTTACAAAAAGGAAGAGGATCAACAAACATTCGATGCGTGTTTCTCACTCCTTGTCGATTGCTCTTCTTCCATGATGAACAAAATGGCAGAAACAAAGCAAGGCATCGCGTTATTTCATGAGACATTAAAATCGATCCGTGTACCTCATTCCGTGACAGGATTTTGGGAGGATGCCAATCGCGTCAAAAAAGAGGATCAACCGAACATGTTCCATGACGTCATCCCCTTTGATCGTTCGACTCATCCATTGACAGGACCGGAAATTTTACAACTGGAACCACAAGAGGATAATCGTGATGGTTTTGCTATTCGGGTCACATCGGAACAGCTGCTCAAACGTTCCGAACAGCAACGTTTCTTACTCATTTTCTCTGACGGTGAGCCCGCGGCGGCTGACTACGATGAGAACGGCATTATGGATACGTACCAGGCGGTGCTTGAAGCGAGAAAGATGGGGATCTATGTGATCGGTGTGTTTTTAGCTGACGGTCAGATCAGTGAACACGAAGAACAGGCCATGCAAGCGATCTATGGTAAGCATCACCTTCTCGTACATGACGTATCTCAACTCACGGAGCAGCTTGGCCCTCTGCTTAAAAAGTTACTCATCAGACGTATGGTGTAG
- the mug gene encoding G/U mismatch-specific DNA glycosylase, whose product MSQAKPIPDHINHGLNVLFVGFNPSIRSSETGHHYANPHNRFWKILYQAGLTSRHYRPEEDGELLTLGYGLTNIVARPTKGAADILKEEYAEGRHILKEKITTYRPRVVCFVGKGVYQAYSRKRQNIPWGQQADSTVPNVIDFVAPSSSGLVRMKTEDIVAIYRQLHQVITPK is encoded by the coding sequence ATGTCACAAGCCAAACCGATACCGGACCATATTAACCACGGGTTAAACGTATTGTTCGTGGGTTTTAACCCCAGTATTCGCTCAAGTGAAACAGGACATCATTACGCCAACCCTCATAACCGTTTCTGGAAAATATTATATCAAGCAGGGCTCACCTCACGTCACTACAGGCCTGAAGAAGATGGAGAATTACTCACTCTAGGCTATGGATTGACCAATATCGTCGCCCGGCCAACAAAAGGGGCTGCGGATATTCTTAAGGAAGAGTATGCCGAAGGACGACACATTTTAAAAGAAAAGATAACGACCTATCGTCCCAGAGTGGTTTGCTTTGTGGGCAAAGGGGTATATCAGGCTTACAGTCGCAAACGTCAAAATATCCCATGGGGGCAGCAAGCCGATTCTACTGTTCCGAATGTCATAGATTTCGTTGCGCCTTCATCAAGTGGCCTCGTACGTATGAAAACGGAAGACATTGTAGCCATTTATCGCCAGCTACACCAGGTCATAACACCCAAGTAG
- a CDS encoding AMP-binding protein has translation MSQQAVWKPSEEQMRNLRLYRWMQKHGYDDYDHFYHKSIEDIEWFWEEAIKEIGIEWFQPYSQPLDLSLGVQWPKWFVDGKINVTHNALDKWIFRNDTKKKPAIIYENESETVTTITYEDLEREVSRFARGLRSLGLQKGDTVVLFMPMVPETVVAMLAISRIGAIFTPVFSGYAPDAISKRVEAAQAKCVITADGFTRRQKKIRMKPTLDQALQDNESVQHVLVVSNIKEEVPMHEGRDLLWENVLQDGDPVPCEQMQSDDPFMLIYTSGTTSRPKGIIHTHSGFPVKAAFDAGMTMDVCQEDKMLWVTDMGWMMGPFLVYGTLLNGATMVLLDGSPDYPDPGRLWRLVEKHQLTHIGISPTLIRALMPQGEKWYRDCDLSSLKLFGSTGEPWNPEPWLWLFNEVGKKNIPIYNYSGGTEISGGIFGNVLLKPIVPTAFNVALPGMHADILNPEGESVLGLPEEVGELVLKKPWVGMAHGFWQEPERYERTYWSRWPDTWVHGDWVKQDGEGHWYITGRSDDTLNIAGKRMGPAEMESILVQHDSVKEAGTIGVPDEIKGEVAVCFVVLTSEDQVAPEKDELRQELKTLVGEKLGKALRPKDVHFVSDLPKTRNAKVMRRVIRAAYLGEDLGDTSALENPDVLDEINRVQSVNK, from the coding sequence TTGTCCCAACAAGCTGTATGGAAACCCTCAGAGGAGCAAATGCGAAACCTTCGACTTTATCGGTGGATGCAAAAGCACGGATACGATGATTATGACCATTTTTATCACAAGTCTATAGAGGATATAGAATGGTTCTGGGAGGAAGCTATAAAAGAAATTGGGATTGAATGGTTTCAACCCTATTCTCAACCACTCGATCTTTCCTTAGGCGTACAATGGCCTAAATGGTTCGTCGATGGCAAAATAAATGTGACGCATAATGCTTTAGACAAGTGGATTTTTCGAAATGATACGAAGAAAAAGCCAGCGATCATCTATGAAAATGAGTCCGAGACGGTCACGACGATCACTTATGAAGATTTAGAGCGAGAGGTCAGTCGCTTTGCTAGAGGGTTACGTTCCCTAGGTTTACAAAAAGGCGATACTGTCGTCCTCTTTATGCCCATGGTACCTGAAACCGTCGTTGCTATGCTCGCTATTTCCCGTATTGGTGCCATATTCACGCCCGTGTTCTCAGGATATGCACCTGATGCGATCAGTAAACGGGTTGAAGCAGCACAAGCCAAATGCGTGATCACGGCCGATGGATTTACAAGAAGACAAAAGAAAATACGGATGAAGCCGACTTTGGATCAGGCGTTACAGGATAACGAGAGTGTTCAACATGTTCTCGTCGTTTCAAATATAAAGGAAGAGGTGCCCATGCATGAGGGGCGTGACCTGTTATGGGAAAATGTTCTTCAAGATGGTGACCCGGTACCCTGTGAACAAATGCAGAGCGATGATCCATTCATGCTCATATATACCTCTGGCACGACAAGCCGACCAAAAGGCATTATTCATACCCATAGTGGGTTCCCGGTTAAAGCAGCGTTTGATGCGGGAATGACAATGGATGTGTGCCAAGAGGATAAAATGCTCTGGGTAACGGATATGGGGTGGATGATGGGCCCCTTTCTCGTCTACGGTACCTTGTTAAATGGCGCGACCATGGTGTTATTAGACGGATCCCCCGATTATCCCGACCCAGGTCGACTATGGCGTTTGGTTGAGAAGCATCAGTTAACGCATATTGGGATTTCTCCAACCTTGATAAGAGCCTTAATGCCCCAAGGGGAAAAATGGTATCGCGATTGCGATCTGTCTTCATTAAAGCTGTTTGGCTCCACGGGTGAACCTTGGAATCCCGAACCGTGGCTATGGTTGTTTAACGAAGTAGGAAAAAAGAATATTCCAATCTATAACTACTCAGGTGGAACAGAGATTTCTGGCGGCATATTTGGGAATGTGTTGCTTAAACCGATTGTACCGACAGCTTTTAATGTGGCTTTACCTGGTATGCACGCGGATATACTTAATCCAGAAGGGGAGTCTGTACTTGGTCTGCCCGAAGAGGTCGGTGAGTTAGTGCTTAAAAAGCCTTGGGTCGGCATGGCTCATGGGTTCTGGCAGGAGCCAGAGCGATACGAACGAACATATTGGAGCCGTTGGCCTGATACATGGGTGCATGGCGATTGGGTCAAACAAGATGGTGAAGGACACTGGTACATTACGGGCAGGTCAGATGACACGCTTAACATTGCGGGTAAACGAATGGGACCCGCTGAAATGGAGTCAATCCTTGTTCAGCACGACAGTGTGAAAGAAGCCGGGACCATCGGTGTACCCGATGAGATCAAAGGGGAGGTTGCCGTGTGTTTTGTGGTACTCACGTCTGAAGATCAGGTCGCGCCAGAAAAAGATGAATTAAGACAAGAGCTTAAAACACTTGTAGGAGAAAAGCTAGGTAAGGCCCTACGTCCAAAGGATGTTCATTTCGTCTCGGATTTACCAAAGACAAGGAATGCCAAAGTCATGCGTAGAGTCATACGTGCAGCGTACTTAGGAGAAGATCTAGGTGATACATCTGCCCTAGAGAACCCCGATGTATTAGATGAGATCAATCGTGTCCAATCTGTGAATAAATAA
- a CDS encoding FixH family protein, whose protein sequence is MKVISLCFITMALVLSGCSLNEGTEKLYKQENVLQVDIVVPPDLNVGQQYELQANFTEREREVPDIEEVTFTLWKNGEESEERILSEDEGQGVYTIHTSFEEEGLYFVKVTASTEDSRVMPTKRLVVGDISEEDMNSLPTQQQDMDHEGHH, encoded by the coding sequence ATGAAGGTAATCAGTCTATGTTTTATTACGATGGCTTTGGTTCTATCAGGTTGCTCATTAAACGAAGGAACTGAAAAACTCTACAAACAAGAGAATGTTCTTCAAGTGGACATTGTGGTGCCGCCAGACCTAAATGTGGGTCAACAATATGAATTACAGGCCAACTTCACGGAACGAGAGCGTGAGGTACCGGATATTGAAGAAGTAACATTCACCTTATGGAAAAATGGAGAGGAGAGTGAAGAACGTATCCTTTCAGAGGATGAGGGACAAGGGGTTTATACCATTCATACGAGCTTTGAAGAAGAGGGATTATACTTCGTAAAGGTCACAGCCAGTACAGAGGATTCTCGGGTGATGCCGACCAAACGATTGGTTGTAGGCGATATTTCAGAAGAAGATATGAACTCATTACCGACTCAGCAGCAGGACATGGACCATGAAGGACATCATTGA
- the map gene encoding type I methionyl aminopeptidase, translated as MMKLKSASEIDKMHQAGKLLAACHRELRQRIKPGVSTMELNDFVEQFLNKYGATPEQKGYMGYPYATCASVNDVICHGMPTPNKLTDGDIVTIDMVVNLDGWLADSAWSYPVGQINPEAQQLLQVTQEALNQGIGLAKVGNRIGDIAHAIQTFVEGQGYAVVKDFCGHGIGQEMHEDPEVPHFGEPHQGPELEEGMVLTIEPMVNVGTDQLYIDDDGWTARTLDGQLSAQYEHTLAITHEGPVILTSQDIE; from the coding sequence ATCATGAAATTAAAGTCAGCCAGTGAAATTGACAAGATGCATCAAGCGGGTAAGCTTTTGGCCGCTTGTCATCGTGAATTACGTCAACGCATCAAGCCTGGAGTCAGTACGATGGAATTGAACGATTTTGTTGAGCAATTTCTTAATAAGTATGGCGCCACCCCAGAACAAAAGGGCTATATGGGATATCCTTATGCAACGTGTGCCTCTGTTAACGACGTCATCTGTCATGGCATGCCCACACCAAACAAGTTAACAGATGGTGATATCGTGACCATCGATATGGTCGTAAACCTAGACGGATGGTTAGCCGATTCAGCATGGTCTTATCCGGTCGGACAAATTAATCCTGAGGCGCAACAATTGTTGCAGGTCACCCAAGAAGCTCTAAACCAAGGGATTGGCTTGGCAAAAGTGGGGAACCGCATCGGTGATATAGCTCATGCGATTCAAACTTTTGTAGAGGGACAGGGTTATGCCGTTGTAAAAGATTTTTGTGGCCATGGCATTGGGCAGGAAATGCATGAAGATCCTGAGGTTCCTCATTTCGGTGAACCCCATCAAGGGCCTGAATTAGAGGAAGGGATGGTGCTCACGATCGAACCGATGGTGAATGTGGGGACTGATCAACTGTATATTGATGATGATGGTTGGACAGCACGTACCCTTGATGGTCAGTTATCTGCGCAATATGAACACACGCTTGCCATAACGCATGAGGGTCCCGTTATACTAACCTCCCAGGACATTGAGTGA